A stretch of Metabacillus sp. FJAT-52054 DNA encodes these proteins:
- a CDS encoding YezD family protein, which yields MKKLDQKKIEYLMSLLQRLEYGSLLITVHANEITQVEIKEKTRIAKTGTVK from the coding sequence ATGAAGAAGCTTGATCAAAAGAAAATAGAGTATTTGATGTCCTTGCTGCAGCGCCTTGAATATGGTTCATTGCTTATTACCGTTCATGCAAACGAAATTACGCAGGTAGAAATTAAGGAAAAAACAAGAATAGCCAAAACAGGAACAGTGAAATAG